A window from Canis lupus familiaris isolate Mischka breed German Shepherd chromosome 18, alternate assembly UU_Cfam_GSD_1.0, whole genome shotgun sequence encodes these proteins:
- the FLRT1 gene encoding leucine-rich repeat transmembrane protein FLRT1, producing the protein MVVAHPATTATTTPTATVTATVMMTTATMDLRDWLFLCYGLIAFLTEVIDSTTCPSVCRCDNGFIYCNDRGLTSIPADIPDDATTLYLQNNQINNAGIPQDLKTKVNVQVIYLYENDLDEFPVNLPRSLRELHLQDNNVRTIARDSLARIPLLEKLHLDDNSVSTVSIEEDAFADSKQLKLLFLSRNHLSSIPSGLPRTLEELRLDDNRISTIPLHAFKGLNSLRRLVLDGNLLANQRIADDTFSRLQNLTELSLVRNSLAAPPLNLPSAHLQKLYLQDNAISHIPYNTLAKMRELERLDLSNNNLTTLPRGLFDDLENLAQLLLRNNPWFCGCNLMWLRDWVQARAAVVNVRGLMCQGPEKVRGMAIRDITSEMDECFETGSQGGAANAAAKTTASNHASATTPQGSLFTLKAKRPGLRLPDSSLDYPMATGEGAKTLAIHVKPLTADSIRITWKATLPASSFRLSWLRLGHSPAVGSITETLVQGDKTEYLLTALEPKSTYIICMVTMETGNAYVADETPVCAKAETADSHGPTTTLNQEQNADAMAGLPLAGIIGGAVALVFLFLVLGAICWYVHRAGELLTRDRAYNRGSRKKDDYMESGTKKDNSILEIRGPGLQMLPINPYRAKEEYVVHTIFPSNGSSLCKGTHTIGYGTTRGYRDGGIPDIDYTYT; encoded by the coding sequence ATGGTGGTGGCACACCCGGCCACCACCGCCACTACCACACCCACTGCCACTGTCACAGCCACTGTCATGATGACCACGGCCACCATGGACCTGCGGGACTGGCTTTTCCTCTGCTACGGGCTCATCGCCTTCCTGACGGAGGTCATCGACAGCACCACCTGCCCCTCAGTGTGCCGCTGTGACAATGGCTTCATCTACTGCAACGACCGGGGACTTACCTCCATCCCTGCTGACATCCCCGACGACGCCACCACCCTCTACCTGCAGAACAACCAGATCAACAATGCTGGCATCCCCCAGGACCTCAAGACCAAGGTCAATGTGCAGGTCATCTACCTGTACGAGAATGACCTGGACGAGTTCCCGGTCAACCTGCCCCGCTCCCTGCGGGAGCTGCACCTACAGGACAACAACGTGCGCACAATTGCCAGGGACTCACTGGCCCGCATCCCACTGCTAGAGAAGCTGCATCTGGATGACAACTCTGTGTCCACCGTCAGCATCGAAGAGGATGCCTTTGCCGACAGCAAGCAGCTCAAACTGCTCTTCCTGAGCCGGAACCACCTGAGCAGCATCCCCTCGGGACTGCCCCGCACGCTGGAGGAGCTGCGGCTGGATGACAACCGCATCTCCACCATCCCGCTTCACGCCTTCAAGGGCCTCAACAGCCTCCGGCGCCTGGTGCTCGATGGCAACCTGCTGGCCAACCAGCGCATTGCCGACGACACATTCAGCCGCCTGCAAAACCTCACCGAGCTGTCACTGGTGCGCAACTCACTGGCCGCCCCACCCCTGAACCTGCCCAGCGCCCACCTGCAGAAGCTGTACCTGCAGGACAACGCCATCAGCCACATCCCCTACAACACGCTAGCCAAGATGCGCGAGCTGGAACGCCTGGACCTGTCCAACAACAACCTCACCACGTTGCCCCGCGGCCTGTTCGACGACCTGGAGAACCTGGCGCAGCTGCTACTGAGGAACAACCCCTGGTTCTGCGGCTGTAACCTCATGTGGCTGCGGGACTGGGTGCAGGCGCGGGCGGCCGTGGTCAATGTGCGCGGCCTCATGTGCCAGGGCCCCGAGAAGGTCCGCGGCATGGCCATCAGGGACATCACCAGCGAGATGGATGAGTGCTTCGAGACGGGCTCCCAGGGGGGCGCAGCCAACGCGGCTGCCAAGACCACGGCCAGCAACCATGCCTCTGCCACCACACCCCAGGGCTCGCTCTTCACCCTCAAGGCCAAGAGGCCGGGGCTACGCCTCCCTGACTCCAGCCTCGACTACCCCATGGCCACAGGCGAGGGCGCCAAGACCCTGGCCATCCACGTGAAGCCGCTGACGGCAGACTCCATCCGCATCACATGGAAGGCCACACTGCCGGCCTCCTCCTTCCGGCTCAGCTGGCTCCGCCTGGGCCACAGCCCTGCTGTGGGCTCCATCACGGAGACACTGGTGCAGGGGGATAAGACAGAGTACCTGTTGACAGCGCTGGAGCCCAAGTCCACCTACATCATCTGCATGGTCACCATGGAGACCGGCAACGCCTACGTGGCCGACGAGACGCCCGTGTGTGCCAAGGCGGAGACGGCAGACAGCCACGGCCCCACTACTACCCTTAACCAGGAGCAGAATGCGGATGCCATGGCGGGCCTGCCCCTGGCAGGCATCATTGGTGGCGCTGTGGCCCTCGTATTCCTCTTCCTGGTCCTGGGGGCCATCTGCTGGTACGTGCACCGGGCCGGCGAGCTGCTGACCCGAGATCGGGCCTACAATCGGGGCAGCCGGAAAAAGGATGACTATATGGAGTCAGGAACCAAGAAGGATAATTCCATCCTGGAAATCCGGGGCCCCGGGCTGCAGATGCTGCCCATCAACCCTTACCGCGCCAAAGAGGAGTACGTGGTCCACACCATCTTCCCCTCCAATGGCAGCAGCCTCTGTAAGGGCACACACACCATCGGCTACGGCACCACGCGGGGCTACCGGGATGGGGGCATCCCTGACATAGACTACACCTACACATGA